In the Magnolia sinica isolate HGM2019 chromosome 15, MsV1, whole genome shotgun sequence genome, one interval contains:
- the LOC131227984 gene encoding uncharacterized protein LOC131227984 isoform X1: protein MANLNNSDSDTDDVAEKAIILFTAVIAGASAATVMCNAASTIVAAVATNYMEEEDENDIRGSHNWKCLQSTNAVLDGHGSNFFDAGMQPSTSLVFGMTNTPQAGLYYSRSQKKKKKVTTNNEMVQEMKRVTSSLKATQATLIEMKDKLSDFIDTHHAAQIDKGNFRQYIMQCLRDIPNIDEPYTWRALRYLLEHRDLALFFIELPVELRWEFLINTIPD from the exons ATGGCAAATTTAAATAATTCGGACTCAGATACCGATGACGTAGCTGAGAAAGCGATTATTTTATTCACGGCAGTAATTGCGGGTGCATCAGCTGCGACTGTGATGTGCAATGCAGCATCCACGATAGTAGCAGCAGTCGCTACAAATTAtatggaagaggaggatgaaaaTGATATTCGAGGGTCCCATAATTGGAAATGCCTACAATCTACGAATGCAGTTCTCGATGGACACG GGTCTAATTTCTTTGATGCAGGTATGCAACCTTCAACATCGTTAGTATTTGGAATGACTAATACTCCACAAGCTGGGCTATATTATTCAAGATcgcagaagaagaaaaagaaagtcaCAACTAACAATGAAATGGTGCAAGAAATGAAGCGCGTAACCTCGTCTCTCAAAGCAACCCAGGCGACATTGATAGAGATGAAAGACAAACTTAGTGACTTCATAGATACGCATCATGCTGCCCAAATTGATAAGGGTAACTTCCGCCAATATATAATGCAATGTCTTAGGGACATACCAAACATAGACGAACCGTATACATGGCGAGCATTAAGGTATCTCTTAGAGCATAGAGATTTAGCATTGTTCTTCATCGAATTACCTGTTGAGCTAAGGTGGGAATTTCTAATAAACACTATTCCAGATTGA
- the LOC131227984 gene encoding uncharacterized protein LOC131227984 isoform X2: MANLNNSDSDTDDVAEKAIILFTAVIAGASAATVMCNAASTIVAAVATNYMEEEDENDIRGSHNWKCLQSTNAVLDGHGMQPSTSLVFGMTNTPQAGLYYSRSQKKKKKVTTNNEMVQEMKRVTSSLKATQATLIEMKDKLSDFIDTHHAAQIDKGNFRQYIMQCLRDIPNIDEPYTWRALRYLLEHRDLALFFIELPVELRWEFLINTIPD, from the exons ATGGCAAATTTAAATAATTCGGACTCAGATACCGATGACGTAGCTGAGAAAGCGATTATTTTATTCACGGCAGTAATTGCGGGTGCATCAGCTGCGACTGTGATGTGCAATGCAGCATCCACGATAGTAGCAGCAGTCGCTACAAATTAtatggaagaggaggatgaaaaTGATATTCGAGGGTCCCATAATTGGAAATGCCTACAATCTACGAATGCAGTTCTCGATGGACACG GTATGCAACCTTCAACATCGTTAGTATTTGGAATGACTAATACTCCACAAGCTGGGCTATATTATTCAAGATcgcagaagaagaaaaagaaagtcaCAACTAACAATGAAATGGTGCAAGAAATGAAGCGCGTAACCTCGTCTCTCAAAGCAACCCAGGCGACATTGATAGAGATGAAAGACAAACTTAGTGACTTCATAGATACGCATCATGCTGCCCAAATTGATAAGGGTAACTTCCGCCAATATATAATGCAATGTCTTAGGGACATACCAAACATAGACGAACCGTATACATGGCGAGCATTAAGGTATCTCTTAGAGCATAGAGATTTAGCATTGTTCTTCATCGAATTACCTGTTGAGCTAAGGTGGGAATTTCTAATAAACACTATTCCAGATTGA